In Mercenaria mercenaria strain notata unplaced genomic scaffold, MADL_Memer_1 contig_4155, whole genome shotgun sequence, the genomic stretch ggttgtgtcggtgcgacgttaaacccaacaaaataaataaataaataagacatGTTTATcgcaaaataagttattttaatgttgtttaaaatcctttgatTCGACAAAACGTCTATGAAATCTACCAACCCACATCCAACTACCGCCCCCTGTGGGTATGTCTACTTGATATACAACCTACCTCGTATATATACACGCGATAtcatttaaatgacatataagGTGTATGCGACTCTTTTTAACATGCGATATCAATGGTATACCGTGTCACCAGGATGTTATCCGCGGTACAACTACGCTATAACGAAGACTTCTAAATTGTTTGAAAGATATAAACATATACGAGAACAGAATAAGCTCACAGTCAATACTAAAGATATATGCCAAACAAAAGAAATAGATATATATCTCGGAATAGGGGAAGATAGAGAAACCCCGTTAGGGATAAAAGATATTATACTTAAACAGGAGAAAATTGAAAACAACGGCACTGTCGAtagtttttggcataaaaatGCAAACCCTAAAAGACATATACAGATACTAATTACCGACAGCTGGATGAAAGAAATCAAGGCTTTATTTCcgtataaaacaaaattaaatgttgtTGTCAAGAAAGATGACGCAGAAATCGAAGGAATGGGGACGGAAATGCAGTCCGAAGATAGCACTACGAGTTTGTTCACAACAACAGAAAAAGCTGCGCGAAATATTTGTAATTGGCTAGAACGGATAGCATTGAAACCAATGAAAGAAATGTGTGAGTATCTTGATCAAGTTTTGAAGGACATGAGATTGgaaaattcaaatgaaaatcgATCTTCTCCATCGGACCTGAAATGCCAAAAAAAGTGTTTCAATCAGGAAAATGTTACTTTCAAGAGAAATGCAAACATAAGCGATCCTATAACGATTGGGAATGAAGTGGGTTGTAATGATTCTGGAATAGGTAGGTCAATGATGGAACAAAATAAACAGCTATTTTTAAAACGATTAGGAATCTAATTGAGCTTAACAAAACCTAATATGTTGCTTATATCTTTAAATTTACTGTACTGTACGTACActgatttaaatttgataaaatttaaaccttttac encodes the following:
- the LOC128553662 gene encoding uncharacterized protein LOC128553662, producing MRYQWYTVSPGCYPRYNYAITKTSKLFERYKHIREQNKLTVNTKDICQTKEIDIYLGIGEDRETPLGIKDIILKQEKIENNGTVDSFWHKNANPKRHIQILITDSWMKEIKALFPYKTKLNVVVKKDDAEIEGMGTEMQSEDSTTSLFTTTEKAARNICNWLERIALKPMKEMCEYLDQVLKDMRLENSNENRSSPSDLKCQKKCFNQENVTFKRNANISDPITIGNEVGCNDSGIGMDASQDAKNDSIWNESSQVCASSETFSQNLDEETVANLLKEMLAVYGMSNVPKCERPVISEIDEVHDSVKKEIFSASDTIIGLGYRVDKLHIY